Proteins from a single region of Dama dama isolate Ldn47 chromosome 14, ASM3311817v1, whole genome shotgun sequence:
- the NCF2 gene encoding neutrophil cytosol factor 2 → MSLAEAISLWNEGVLAADKKDWKGALDAFTGVQDPHSRICFNMGCIHTILGNLLEAEKAFTKSINRDKHLAVSYFQRGMLYYQMEKYDSAIKDLKEALTQLRGNQLIDYKILGLQFKLFACEVLYNIAFMYAKREEWKKAEEHLALAVSMKSEPRHSKIDRAMESVWKQKLYEPVVIPVGRLFRPNERQVAQLVKKDYLGKATVVASVVDQDSFSGFAPLQPQAAEPPPRPKTPEIFRALEGEAHRVLFGFVPETPEELQVMPGNIVFVLKKGNDNWATVMFNGQKGLVPCNYLEPVELRIHPQQQPQEETSPESDIPAPPSSSAPGRPQLSPGQRGKEEPKEVKLSVPASYTLKVHYKYTVVMETQFRLPYSQVRDMVAKKLDLLPEHTKLSYRPRDSNELAPLSELSMKDAWDQVKNYCLTLWCENTVGDQGFPEEPEESKKPGANNQTTEPELKEGSKVVALFSYEATQPEDLEFLEGDVILVISTVNEEWLEGECKGKVGIFPKAFVEQHATTDLESTP, encoded by the exons ATGTCCCTGGCCGAGGCCATCAGCCTCTGGAATGAAGGGGTGCTGGCAGCCGACAAGAAGGACTGGAAGGGAGCCCTGGACGCCTTCACCGGGGTACAGGACCCCCACTCCAGGATCTGCTTCAATATGGGCTGCATACACACGATTCTGGGGAACCTGCTGGAGGCAGAGAAG GCCTTCACCAAGAGCATAAACCGAGACAAGCATTTGGCGGTGTCCTACTTCCAACGAGGGATGCTCTACTACCAGATGGAGAA ATATGATTCCGCCATTAAAGACCTTAAGGAGGCCTTGACTCAGCTTCGAGGGAACCAGCTGATCGATTACAAGATCCTGGGGCTACAGTTCAAGCTGTTTGCCTGTGAG GTGTTATATAACATTGCTTTCATGTACGCCAAGAGAGAGGAATGGAAAAAGGCTGAAGAACATTTAGCATTGGCTGTGAGCATGAAGTCTGAGCCGAGACATTCCAAAATTGACAGAGCCATGGAAAGCGTTTGG AAACAGAAGCTCTATGAGCCGGTAGTGATCCCTGTGGGCAGGCTCTTTCGGCCGAATGAGAGgcaagtggctcagctggtcaagaaggATTACCTAGGCAAGGCCACG GTCGTGGCGTCTGTGGTAGACCAGGACAGCTTCTCGGGGTTTGCCCCCCTGCAGCCACAG GCAGCTGAGCCTCCACCCAGGCCAAAAACCCCAGAGATCTTCAG GGCCCTGGAAGGGGAAGCCCACCGTGTGTTGTTTGGGTTTGTGCCTGAGACACCAGAGGAGCTACAGGTCATGCCAGGGAACATCGTCTTTGTCTTGAAGAAGGGCAATGATAACTGGGCTACGGTCATGTTCAACGGGCAG AAGGGGCTCGTTCCCTGCAACTACCTCGAACCAGTTGAGTTGCGGATCCATCCTCAGCAGCAGCCTCAG GAAGAAACCTCCCCGGAGTCTGATATCCCAGCTCCTCCGAGTTCCAGTGCTCCTGGAAGACCCCAGTTGTCACCAG gtcagagaggaaaagaagagcccaag GAAGTCAAGCTCAGTGTCCCCGCGTCCTACACACTCAAGGTGCATTACAAGTACACGGTGGTCATGGAGACTCAGTTCAGGCTCCCCTACAGCCAGGTCCGGGACATGGTGGCTAAGAAGCTGGATCTCCTGCCGGAACACACGAAGCTGAG CTACCGTCCTCGGGACAGCAATGAGCTGGCGCCCCTTTCAGAACTCAGCATGAAGGATGCCTGGGACCAAGTGAAAAACTACTGCCTGACGCTGTGGTGTGAGAACACCGTG GGTGACCAGGGCTTTCCAGAAGAACCCGAAGAAAGCAAAAAACCTGGTGCTAATAACCAGACAACAGAACCTGAGCTTAAGGAAGGGAGCAAAGTGGTCGCTCTCTTCAGTTACGAGGCTACCCAGCCAGAAGACCTGGAGTTCCTGGAAGGGGACGTAATCCTGGTGATATCAACGG tGAATGAAGAATGGCTGGAAGGGGAGTGCAAAGGGAAGGTTGGCATTTTCCCCAAAGCTTTTGTTGAACAACATGCAACTACAGACTTGGAAAGCACGCCCTGA